GTCAGTGATGGCGGACAGGTCGTCGCCAGCCGGGTGCACACGCAGATCGATCTGCACGCGCTCTACGGGGGCGTCGTCCCCGAGCTCGCCTCGCGGGACCACCTGGCCCGGATCCTGCCCCTGGTCGACGAGACCCTGCGGGAGGCGGAGATGAGCCTCGAGGAGATGACCTGCATCGCGGCCACCGCCGGTCCCGGCCTCGTCGGCGCGCTCCTGGTGGGCCTGCAGACGGCCAAGGGGCTCGCGCTGGCCTCGGGGCGGCCGCTGGTGGGGATCAACCACCTCGAGGCCCACCTCGCCGCGATCCTCCTGGAGGACGAGTGGCCCACCACGCCCTTCCTGGCCCTCCTGGTCTCGGGGGGGCACACGACCCTCTACGAGGTGCAGGACGCCTCGGGAGGGGAGGGCGATCGGGAGCGCTGGTCGGTGCGCCGCATCGGCGGGACCCGGGACGACGCCGCCGGCGAGGCCTTCGACAAGTCCGCCCGCCTCCTCGGCTTGCCCTATCCGGGCGGCCGGGCCCTCGATCAGCTCGCCGCTGGCGGCGATCCCGAGGCGGTGCCCCTGCCCCGGGGGATGATGCACCGGCCGGAGCCGGACTTCTCCTTCAGCGGGCTGAAGACCGCGGTGCGGCTCCACGTCGAGCGGGAGGGGGTGCCCGAGGGGCAGGCCCTGGCCGATCTCTGCGCCTCGATCCGGGCGGCGATCGTCGAGCCGCTGGTGAAGAAGACCGTGCGGGCGGCGGAGGGGCTCGGCGTGAACGAGGTGCTCCTCTGCGGGGGCGTGGCAGCGAACGGGACCCTGCGCCAGACCCTGGAGCAGGCGCTGGCCGCGGAGGGCCGCCGCCTCTTCGTGCCGCGGCCGGCCTACTGCACGGACAACGCGGCGATGGTCGGCGCCGCGGGCTGGATGGCGTTTCGCGGCGGGGGCCGCTCACCGATGAACCTCAACGCCGACCCCGGCTGGAAGCCGGGGGGCGTGGGTCCTCACCATGTCTGATCGTCCGGGGCCCGGGGAGATCCCGGCTCCCCGCACGCTGCTGTCGGCGCACGGCCTCGCGCCGAAGAAGGCCTGGGGGCAGAACTTCCTGCAGGACCGGCAGGTCCTCGACCGCATCGTCTCCCTCTGCCATCCCCGGGAGGGGATGAAGGTCGTCGAGCTCGGAGCGGGGCTCGGGCACCTCACCGCCCGCCTGCGCGGCAGGGGGGTCGAGGTGGTCGCCGTCGAGCGGGACCGGGACCTGGTGGCCATCCTCGAGAAGCTCTTCGAGGGTGACGCGGGCACGCGGATCGTCGCCGCCGACGCCAAGACCGTCCGCCTCGAGGAGCTCTGTCCGGGCGTCGAGCGGCGCGACCTGCAGGTGGTGGGCAACCTGCCCTACAACATCAGCACGCCGATCCTCTTTCACCTGCTGGAGCAGCAGGAGCGGATCGGGGCGCTGGTGGTGATGGTGCAGCGCGAGGTGGCCGAGCGCCTGGGCGCCGAGCCGGGCAGCAAGGACTACGGCATCCTGAGCATCCGCTTCGGGCTCCACTTCCACGTCGAGCAGGCCTTCGACGTGGCGCCCCACGCCTTCCTCCCCCAGCCCAAGGTCGTCAGCTCGGTGGTGCGCCTCGAGGCGCGGCAGCGGCCGCTGGCCGAGGTGGGCGACGAGGCGGCCTTCGCCCGGGTGGTGAAGGGGGCCTTCGCCCAGCGGCGCAAGACCATCCTCAACTCCCTGCGCTCCGCGAAGCTCCTGCCGCCGGACGCGCTGCGCGAGGCGCTCGCCGAGGCGGGCATCGAGCCCGGCGCCCGGGCGGAGACGGTGAGCATCGAGGGCTTCGCTGCCCTCACCGCAGCGGTCAGTAGCCGCGCGCCCTGACCGCGGCCATCAGCCGCCCCATGTTCTTGTCGAGGTAGCTGCGGAAGGCCTGCTTGTCGAGGGCGAGGTCGTCCATGACCTCCTGGAGGATGCTGTCGAAGTGCAGCTCCTCCTCGGGGCCCAGGCGGCGCATGGCCATGGCGATCTTCAGCAGGGCCACCGGATAGAGGGGATCACGGGTGGCCTCCTCGTCGAGCCCGACCGCCGGCGTGGGGGCGGGCTCCGCGTGGGCCGTCCGCGTGAGTGACGGGCGGTTGACGCGCCGCGGCAGGCCCGCGTCGGTGACCTCCAGCAGCCCCAGACTCGATCGAGCCGAACCCCTCGTATTTCCTGCCATCGTATCCTCCAGCCCCCGGAAAACAGGGAGATTCGATGTGTGGTCGTGACCCTACGCTACGATACATACCCTGTCAACTTTTCTGACCTTGTGATTAACTCAATAGATCGATCGATCGGATCCCTCGATCGATCGGCTTTCCCAAGATCCACGGTTGTGGCACCCTCCGCGCCCGATGCGTCCGCGCTACATCGTGGTCGAAGGCCCCA
The DNA window shown above is from Deltaproteobacteria bacterium and carries:
- the tsaD gene encoding tRNA (adenosine(37)-N6)-threonylcarbamoyltransferase complex transferase subunit TsaD, with protein sequence MSEHLLALETSCDETAVAIVSDGGQVVASRVHTQIDLHALYGGVVPELASRDHLARILPLVDETLREAEMSLEEMTCIAATAGPGLVGALLVGLQTAKGLALASGRPLVGINHLEAHLAAILLEDEWPTTPFLALLVSGGHTTLYEVQDASGGEGDRERWSVRRIGGTRDDAAGEAFDKSARLLGLPYPGGRALDQLAAGGDPEAVPLPRGMMHRPEPDFSFSGLKTAVRLHVEREGVPEGQALADLCASIRAAIVEPLVKKTVRAAEGLGVNEVLLCGGVAANGTLRQTLEQALAAEGRRLFVPRPAYCTDNAAMVGAAGWMAFRGGGRSPMNLNADPGWKPGGVGPHHV
- the rsmA gene encoding 16S rRNA (adenine(1518)-N(6)/adenine(1519)-N(6))-dimethyltransferase RsmA, encoding MSDRPGPGEIPAPRTLLSAHGLAPKKAWGQNFLQDRQVLDRIVSLCHPREGMKVVELGAGLGHLTARLRGRGVEVVAVERDRDLVAILEKLFEGDAGTRIVAADAKTVRLEELCPGVERRDLQVVGNLPYNISTPILFHLLEQQERIGALVVMVQREVAERLGAEPGSKDYGILSIRFGLHFHVEQAFDVAPHAFLPQPKVVSSVVRLEARQRPLAEVGDEAAFARVVKGAFAQRRKTILNSLRSAKLLPPDALREALAEAGIEPGARAETVSIEGFAALTAAVSSRAP